A stretch of the Chanos chanos chromosome 1, fChaCha1.1, whole genome shotgun sequence genome encodes the following:
- the kin gene encoding DNA/RNA-binding protein KIN17 encodes MGKADFLSPKAISNRIKAKGLQKLRWYCQMCQKQCRDENGFKCHCMSESHQRQLLLASEDPNQFMDFFSEEFKNDFLELIRRRFGTKRVHNNIVYNEYISNREHIHMNSTQWETLTDFTKWLGKEGLCKVDETPKGWYIQYIDRDPETIRRQEELEKKKKQDLDDEERSAKFIEEQVRRGREGKEPEEPVYTELKRENEEEKVTFNLGSGSLASTSKVSPALGTSALKLAASTKRKEPSHSTDSREKKKKSALDEIMEMEEQKKKSVHTGHWLQPDIVVKVITKKLGEKYYKKKAVVREVQDKYTAVVKIIDTGDKLKLDQAHLETVIPAPGKHVLILNGPYRDTEAILDSIDEKKFSATLILDSGRLKGKRVDGIPYEDFSKRA; translated from the exons ATGGGAAAGGCTGATTTCCTAAGCCCCAAGGCGATCAGTAATCGAATCAAAGCCAAGGGACTCCAGAAACTGCGGTGGTACTGTCAAATGTGCCAGAAACAGTGCCGAGATGAG aatgGTTTTAAATGCCACTGCATGTCCGAGTCTCATCAGAGACAGCTGCTGCTAGCCTCAGAGGACCCCAACCAGTTCATGGACTTTTTCTCAGA GGAATTTAAGAATGATTTTTTGGAGCTGATTCGAAGACGTTTTG GCACAAAACGAGTTCACAACAACATAGTCTACAATGAGTACATCAGTAACCGTGAACATATTCACATGAACTCCACTCAGTGGGAGACACTCACAGACTTCACCAAATGGCTGGGAAAGGAAG GTTTGTGTAAGGTGGATGAAACACCAAAGGGCTGGTATATCCAGTACATTGACCGTGACCCGGAAACCATCCGTCGGCAGGAAGaactggaaaagaagaaaaagcaggaCCTGGATGATGAAGAGCGCAGTGCCAAATTTATCGAGGAACAAGTCCGCCGTGGTCGAGAGGGCAAAGAGCCAGAG GAGCCTGTGTAcacagagttaaagagagaaaatgaggaggaaaaag TTACCTTCAACCTGGGTAGTGGCTCCTTAGCAAGCACCTCTAAAGTAAG tcctgctcTGGGAACAAGTGCGCTTAAGCTTGCTGCTTCAACCAAAAGGAAAGAGCCCTCCCATAGCACAGACtcgagagagaagaaaaagaaatccgCTTTGGATGAGATCATGGAG aTGGAGGAACAGAAGAAGAAGTCTGTGCACACAGGTCACTGGCTTCAACCAGACATTGTAGTGAAGGTCATCACAAAAAAACTGGGCGAGAAATACTACAAGAAGAAAGCTGTTGTCCGG GAGGTCCAAGATAAATACACAGCTGTGGTAAAGATAATTGACACAGGAGACAAACTCAAACTGGACCAGGCTCACCTGGAAACAGTAATCCCAGCACCTG GTAAACACGTACTGATCCTCAACGGGCCCTATAGAGACACAGAAGCCATCCTGGATAGCATCGATGAGAAAAAATTCTCTGCCACATTAATATTAGACTCG GGTCGTCTGAAAGGGAAACGGGTTGATGGAATTCCATATGAAGATTTCTCCAAGCGTGCATGA
- the atp5f1c gene encoding ATP synthase F(1) complex subunit gamma, mitochondrial isoform X1 encodes MFARTSAAVFLPQCGQVRNMATLKDITIRLKSVKNIQKITKSMKMVAAAKYARAERALKPARVYGTGALSLYDKAEIKAPEDKNKHLIIGVSSDRGLCGAIHSSVAKAMKSEIAKLSDAGKEVMVVNVGDKLRGLLYRTHGKHILINCKEVGRKPPTFSDASMIATELLDSGYEFDQGTIVYNRFRSVISYRTEEKPLYSMETVANSENMGIYDDIDADVLRNYQEFALVNIIYYGLKESTTSEQSARMTAMDSASKNASEMIDKLTLTFNRTRQAVITKELIEIISGAAAL; translated from the exons ATGTTCGCCAGGACTAGCGCGGCGGTGTTCCTCCCACAATG TGGGCAGGTCAGGAATATGGCTACCCTGAAGGACA TCACTATCCGGTTGAAGTCTGTCAAGAATATCCAGAAGATCACCAAGTCCATGAAGATGGTGGCCGCAGCTAAGTACGCCAGGGCAGAGAGAGCCTTGAAGCCGGCTCGTGTCTATGGCACCGGAGCGCTGT CTCTGTATGACAAGGCTGAGATCAAGGCTCCTGAGGACAAGAATAAGCACTTGATTATTGGCGTGTCCTCTGACCGTGGGCTGTGTGGTGCCATCCATAGCAGCGTGGCCAAGGCCATGAAGTCTGAGATTGCCAAGCTCAGTGATGCAGGCAAAGAGGTCATGGTGGTCAATGTGGGTGATAAGCTTAGAGGCCTGCTCTACAG GACCCATGGCAAACACATCTTGATCAACTGCAAGGAGGTGGGTCGCAAACCCCCCACCTTTTCTGATGCCTCAATGATTGCTACAGAGCTGCTGGACTCTGGTTACGAGTTTGACCAAGGCACCATCGTCTACAACAGATTCAG GTCTGTCATTTCCtacaggacagaggagaaacCCCTTTACTCCATGGAAACAGTTGCTAACTCAG AGAACATGGGTATCTATGATGACATTGATGCTGATGTGCTGAGGAACTATCAGGAGTTTGCCCTGGTCAACATCATCTACTATGGGTTGAAGGAGTCCACGACCAGTGAGCAGAGTGCCAGGATGACTGCTATGGACAGCGCCAGCAAGAATGCCT CTGAGATGATTGACAAGCTGACTCTGACCTTCAACCGTACCCGCCAGGCTGTCATCACCAAGGAGCTCATCGAGATCATCTCTGGAGCTGCCGCTCT ataa
- the itih2 gene encoding inter-alpha-trypsin inhibitor heavy chain H2 isoform X2, translating into MKLLLFLALLIGSCRAFEFIIEGEWESEDSEYHNERFRRNVLTSEEEEFEAIKGDDITVKSYKVESRITSRFVHTTVKSSVVNSGPSAQSIGFNVQIPKRAFITNFTMNVNGITFIGSVKEKTVARNLYAQARARGKAAGIVRANSQAMETFKTEVHVPAGSNVEFELHYQEMMHRKLGFYEHVLHLQPGRLVPVLQVDVYIFEPKGIAFVEAPNTLGEHFVDLIKVTHTKDKAHVVFKPTLQQQRKCHNCTETAVDGVFTVKYDVAREGNAGELQVSDGHFVHFFAPNNLSPLSKNIVFVIDVSGSMWGLKMKQTVEAMKAILDDLTMDDYFSIIDFNHNVRCWNEDLVPASSIQVEDAKKYIQNIKPNGGTNINEALLKAVQMLVKASNQGLINPRSVSMIILVSDGDPTVGEIKLSAIQKNVKRLMREDFSLFSLGIGFDVDFDFLERLAIENRGVAQRIYANHDAAEQLRAFYSQVSSPLLRKITIQFPDEAVTDVTQNHFDKFFSGSELVVAGKLQLSDLTALQSFTTASAATMELSLQTETELQELDTLLSQQQHSFNGFARQMWAYITVNQLLAERSLAPTAPKKRRITQRILNLAVEHQFVTPLTALLVESEGGQERLLADSPKDPKQGCCPAAALGGRTPSQVLYSIPPWAPMPTSIPQTPSPVVRPLPEHITIVENDPHFIVHLPKNNMDVCFNIDSKPGHILSLVSDPGTGVAINGQLVGAKKMRDNKLNTYFGTITVSHKPTGVRVDVGTTQIDVTEGKNNHSFSWADTATLLLNRVNIEIMKEQKVIVTIDGKITVMVLLHGAWKKHPINVDFLGFYAPSDNQYSSVAHGLIGSVY; encoded by the exons ATGAAGCTCCTGCTGTTTCTCGCCCTGCTCATCGGTTCCTGCAGGGCCTTTGAATTCATCATcgagggagagtgggagagtgag GATTCTGAGTACCATAATGAACGATTCAGG AGAAATGTGCTAaccagtgaggaagaggaattTGAG gCCATAAAGGGGGATGACATCACAGTTAAGAGCTATAAAGTGGAGAGCAGAATCACGTCCAGATTCGTTCACACTACAGTTAAGAGCTCTGTGGTAAACTCAGGTCCCAGCGCACAGAGTATCGGTTTTAACGTCCAGATCCCCAAACGTGCTTTTATCACCAACTTCACTAT gAATGTGAATGGGATCACATTTATTGGTTCCGTGAAAGAAAAAACGGTGGCACGGAACCTCTATGCTCAGGCCAGAGCCCGAGGGAAAGCCGCAGGAATCGTCAG GGCTAACTCTCAGGCTATGGAGACATTTAAGACAGAGGTCCATGTGCCTGCAGGCAGTAATGTAGAGTTTGAGCTGCATTACCAGGAGATGATGCACAGGAAGTTGGGTTTTTATGAACATGTGCTACACCTACAGCCTGGGCGACTTGTTCCCGTGCTGCAG gtGGATGTATACATATTCGAACCCAAAGGGATTGCCTTTGTAGAGGCTCCAAACACCCTGGGAGAACACTTTGTAGACCTGAtcaaagtaacacacacaaaagataaaGCTCATGTTGTGTTTAAACCTACGCTACAGCAACAGCGTAAGTGTCACAACTGCACTGAGACTGCTGTGGATGGAGTGTTCACCGTTAAATATGACGTAGCGAGAGAGGGCAATGCAGGAGAACTTCAA GTGTCTGATggtcattttgttcatttctttgctCCGAAcaacctctctcctctctctaaaaacattgtgtttgtaattgACGTGAGTGGCAGCATGTGGGGACTAAAGATGAAACAG ACGGTGGAAGCGATGAAGGCTATTCTGGACGACCTTACAATGGATGATTATTTCAGTATCATTGACTTCAACCATAACGTGCGTTGCTGGAATGAGGATTTGGTTCCTGCATCTTCAATTCAGGTGGAGGATGCTAAAAAGTATATCCAAAACATCAAACCAAATGGAg GCACTAACATTAATGAGGCTCTTCTGAAGGCAGTGCAAATGCTCGTCAAAGCATCCAATCAGGGTCTTATCAACCCACGGTCTGTGTCCATGATCATTCTGGTATCTGATGGAGACCCCACTGTGG GGGAGATTAAGTTGAGCGCTATTCAAAAGAACGTCAAGCGTCTCATGCGTGAAGATTTCTCGCTTTTCTCTCTGGGAATTGGCTTTGACGTGGACTTCGACTTCCTGGAGCGGCTTGCCATTGAAAACAGGGGTGTGGCCCAGAGAATCTATGCCAATCACGACGCAGCAGAGCAGCtaagg GCCTTCTACAGCCAGgtgtcctctcctcttctgAGGAAGATCACCATCCAGTTCCCTGACGAAGCAGTGACTGATGTCACTCAGAACCATTTTGATAAGTTTTTCAGTGGATCAGAGCTGGTAGTGGCAGGGAAGCTCCAGCTGTCTGATTTGACCGCACTGCAGAGTTTCACCACTGCCTCTGCC GCCACCATGGAACTGTctctgcagacagagacagagcttcAGGAGCTGGACACTCTGCTGAGCCAACAGCAGCATTCTTTCAATGGCTTTGCCCGCCAGATGTGGGCATACATCACTGTCAACCAGCTACTCGCTGAAcg CTCCCTGGCCCCAACAGCACCTAAAAAGCGCAGGATCACACAGCGCATCCTGAATCTGGCTGTGGAGCATCAGTTTGTCACACCTCTCACTGCGCTTCTCGTGGAGAGTGAGGGGGGGCAAGAAAGGCTGCTTGCTGACTCACCCAAGGACCCCAAACAAGGCTGTTGCCCAG CTGCAGCCCTGGGAGGCAGAACTCCTTCACAGGTTCTTTACAGTATTCCTCCGTGGGCTCCTATGCCGACCTCTATTCCACAAACTCCCAGTCCAGTGGTAAGGCCCTTACCTGAGCACATCACCATTG TGGAGAACGACCCTCACTTCATCGTCCATTTGCCCAAGAACAACATGGACGTTTGCTTCAACATTGACTCAAAGCCCGGACACATCCTGAGCCTGGTGTCTGACCCTGGCACTG GAGTGGCGATAAATGGGCAGTTGGTGGGCGCAAAGAAGATGCGGGATAATAAACTGAACACGTATTTTGGCACCATTACCGTGTCCCACAAGCCCACAGGCGTCCGGGTGGATGTGGGGACGACACAGATCGACGTGACGGAGGGGAAGAACAATCACTCTTTCTCATGGGCAGACACAGCTACACTCTTGTTGAACAG GGTGAACATTGAGATAATGAAGGAGCAAAAGGTTATCGTGACGATTGACGGCAAAATCACGGTGATGGTTCTTTTGCATGGCGCCTGGAAGAAGCACCCAATAAACGTGGACTTCCTCGGTTTTTACGCCCCCAGTGACAATCAGTATTCCTCAGTGGCCCACGGCCTCATTGGT TCAGTTTACTGA
- the atp5f1c gene encoding ATP synthase F(1) complex subunit gamma, mitochondrial isoform X2 yields MFARTSAAVFLPQCGQVRNMATLKDITIRLKSVKNIQKITKSMKMVAAAKYARAERALKPARVYGTGALSLYDKAEIKAPEDKNKHLIIGVSSDRGLCGAIHSSVAKAMKSEIAKLSDAGKEVMVVNVGDKLRGLLYRTHGKHILINCKEVGRKPPTFSDASMIATELLDSGYEFDQGTIVYNRFRSVISYRTEEKPLYSMETVANSENMGIYDDIDADVLRNYQEFALVNIIYYGLKESTTSEQSARMTAMDSASKNASEMIDKLTLTFNRTRQAVITKELIEIISGAAAL; encoded by the exons ATGTTCGCCAGGACTAGCGCGGCGGTGTTCCTCCCACAATG TGGGCAGGTCAGGAATATGGCTACCCTGAAGGACA TCACTATCCGGTTGAAGTCTGTCAAGAATATCCAGAAGATCACCAAGTCCATGAAGATGGTGGCCGCAGCTAAGTACGCCAGGGCAGAGAGAGCCTTGAAGCCGGCTCGTGTCTATGGCACCGGAGCGCTGT CTCTGTATGACAAGGCTGAGATCAAGGCTCCTGAGGACAAGAATAAGCACTTGATTATTGGCGTGTCCTCTGACCGTGGGCTGTGTGGTGCCATCCATAGCAGCGTGGCCAAGGCCATGAAGTCTGAGATTGCCAAGCTCAGTGATGCAGGCAAAGAGGTCATGGTGGTCAATGTGGGTGATAAGCTTAGAGGCCTGCTCTACAG GACCCATGGCAAACACATCTTGATCAACTGCAAGGAGGTGGGTCGCAAACCCCCCACCTTTTCTGATGCCTCAATGATTGCTACAGAGCTGCTGGACTCTGGTTACGAGTTTGACCAAGGCACCATCGTCTACAACAGATTCAG GTCTGTCATTTCCtacaggacagaggagaaacCCCTTTACTCCATGGAAACAGTTGCTAACTCAG AGAACATGGGTATCTATGATGACATTGATGCTGATGTGCTGAGGAACTATCAGGAGTTTGCCCTGGTCAACATCATCTACTATGGGTTGAAGGAGTCCACGACCAGTGAGCAGAGTGCCAGGATGACTGCTATGGACAGCGCCAGCAAGAATGCCT CTGAGATGATTGACAAGCTGACTCTGACCTTCAACCGTACCCGCCAGGCTGTCATCACCAAGGAGCTCATCGAGATCATCTCTGGAGCTGCCGCTCTGTaa
- the itih2 gene encoding inter-alpha-trypsin inhibitor heavy chain H2 isoform X1 — MKLLLFLALLIGSCRAFEFIIEGEWESEDSEYHNERFRRNVLTSEEEEFEAIKGDDITVKSYKVESRITSRFVHTTVKSSVVNSGPSAQSIGFNVQIPKRAFITNFTMNVNGITFIGSVKEKTVARNLYAQARARGKAAGIVRANSQAMETFKTEVHVPAGSNVEFELHYQEMMHRKLGFYEHVLHLQPGRLVPVLQVDVYIFEPKGIAFVEAPNTLGEHFVDLIKVTHTKDKAHVVFKPTLQQQRKCHNCTETAVDGVFTVKYDVAREGNAGELQVSDGHFVHFFAPNNLSPLSKNIVFVIDVSGSMWGLKMKQTVEAMKAILDDLTMDDYFSIIDFNHNVRCWNEDLVPASSIQVEDAKKYIQNIKPNGGTNINEALLKAVQMLVKASNQGLINPRSVSMIILVSDGDPTVGEIKLSAIQKNVKRLMREDFSLFSLGIGFDVDFDFLERLAIENRGVAQRIYANHDAAEQLRAFYSQVSSPLLRKITIQFPDEAVTDVTQNHFDKFFSGSELVVAGKLQLSDLTALQSFTTASAATMELSLQTETELQELDTLLSQQQHSFNGFARQMWAYITVNQLLAERSLAPTAPKKRRITQRILNLAVEHQFVTPLTALLVESEGGQERLLADSPKDPKQGCCPAAALGGRTPSQVLYSIPPWAPMPTSIPQTPSPVVRPLPEHITIVENDPHFIVHLPKNNMDVCFNIDSKPGHILSLVSDPGTGVAINGQLVGAKKMRDNKLNTYFGTITVSHKPTGVRVDVGTTQIDVTEGKNNHSFSWADTATLLLNRVNIEIMKEQKVIVTIDGKITVMVLLHGAWKKHPINVDFLGFYAPSDNQYSSVAHGLIGQFTEEPEVRVFDLHDGADPEKKEATMEVKGQKLAVTRGWQKDYRRDKKRGSSVYCWFVHNSGKGFIEGHYTDYIVPRLDSFLTMA, encoded by the exons ATGAAGCTCCTGCTGTTTCTCGCCCTGCTCATCGGTTCCTGCAGGGCCTTTGAATTCATCATcgagggagagtgggagagtgag GATTCTGAGTACCATAATGAACGATTCAGG AGAAATGTGCTAaccagtgaggaagaggaattTGAG gCCATAAAGGGGGATGACATCACAGTTAAGAGCTATAAAGTGGAGAGCAGAATCACGTCCAGATTCGTTCACACTACAGTTAAGAGCTCTGTGGTAAACTCAGGTCCCAGCGCACAGAGTATCGGTTTTAACGTCCAGATCCCCAAACGTGCTTTTATCACCAACTTCACTAT gAATGTGAATGGGATCACATTTATTGGTTCCGTGAAAGAAAAAACGGTGGCACGGAACCTCTATGCTCAGGCCAGAGCCCGAGGGAAAGCCGCAGGAATCGTCAG GGCTAACTCTCAGGCTATGGAGACATTTAAGACAGAGGTCCATGTGCCTGCAGGCAGTAATGTAGAGTTTGAGCTGCATTACCAGGAGATGATGCACAGGAAGTTGGGTTTTTATGAACATGTGCTACACCTACAGCCTGGGCGACTTGTTCCCGTGCTGCAG gtGGATGTATACATATTCGAACCCAAAGGGATTGCCTTTGTAGAGGCTCCAAACACCCTGGGAGAACACTTTGTAGACCTGAtcaaagtaacacacacaaaagataaaGCTCATGTTGTGTTTAAACCTACGCTACAGCAACAGCGTAAGTGTCACAACTGCACTGAGACTGCTGTGGATGGAGTGTTCACCGTTAAATATGACGTAGCGAGAGAGGGCAATGCAGGAGAACTTCAA GTGTCTGATggtcattttgttcatttctttgctCCGAAcaacctctctcctctctctaaaaacattgtgtttgtaattgACGTGAGTGGCAGCATGTGGGGACTAAAGATGAAACAG ACGGTGGAAGCGATGAAGGCTATTCTGGACGACCTTACAATGGATGATTATTTCAGTATCATTGACTTCAACCATAACGTGCGTTGCTGGAATGAGGATTTGGTTCCTGCATCTTCAATTCAGGTGGAGGATGCTAAAAAGTATATCCAAAACATCAAACCAAATGGAg GCACTAACATTAATGAGGCTCTTCTGAAGGCAGTGCAAATGCTCGTCAAAGCATCCAATCAGGGTCTTATCAACCCACGGTCTGTGTCCATGATCATTCTGGTATCTGATGGAGACCCCACTGTGG GGGAGATTAAGTTGAGCGCTATTCAAAAGAACGTCAAGCGTCTCATGCGTGAAGATTTCTCGCTTTTCTCTCTGGGAATTGGCTTTGACGTGGACTTCGACTTCCTGGAGCGGCTTGCCATTGAAAACAGGGGTGTGGCCCAGAGAATCTATGCCAATCACGACGCAGCAGAGCAGCtaagg GCCTTCTACAGCCAGgtgtcctctcctcttctgAGGAAGATCACCATCCAGTTCCCTGACGAAGCAGTGACTGATGTCACTCAGAACCATTTTGATAAGTTTTTCAGTGGATCAGAGCTGGTAGTGGCAGGGAAGCTCCAGCTGTCTGATTTGACCGCACTGCAGAGTTTCACCACTGCCTCTGCC GCCACCATGGAACTGTctctgcagacagagacagagcttcAGGAGCTGGACACTCTGCTGAGCCAACAGCAGCATTCTTTCAATGGCTTTGCCCGCCAGATGTGGGCATACATCACTGTCAACCAGCTACTCGCTGAAcg CTCCCTGGCCCCAACAGCACCTAAAAAGCGCAGGATCACACAGCGCATCCTGAATCTGGCTGTGGAGCATCAGTTTGTCACACCTCTCACTGCGCTTCTCGTGGAGAGTGAGGGGGGGCAAGAAAGGCTGCTTGCTGACTCACCCAAGGACCCCAAACAAGGCTGTTGCCCAG CTGCAGCCCTGGGAGGCAGAACTCCTTCACAGGTTCTTTACAGTATTCCTCCGTGGGCTCCTATGCCGACCTCTATTCCACAAACTCCCAGTCCAGTGGTAAGGCCCTTACCTGAGCACATCACCATTG TGGAGAACGACCCTCACTTCATCGTCCATTTGCCCAAGAACAACATGGACGTTTGCTTCAACATTGACTCAAAGCCCGGACACATCCTGAGCCTGGTGTCTGACCCTGGCACTG GAGTGGCGATAAATGGGCAGTTGGTGGGCGCAAAGAAGATGCGGGATAATAAACTGAACACGTATTTTGGCACCATTACCGTGTCCCACAAGCCCACAGGCGTCCGGGTGGATGTGGGGACGACACAGATCGACGTGACGGAGGGGAAGAACAATCACTCTTTCTCATGGGCAGACACAGCTACACTCTTGTTGAACAG GGTGAACATTGAGATAATGAAGGAGCAAAAGGTTATCGTGACGATTGACGGCAAAATCACGGTGATGGTTCTTTTGCATGGCGCCTGGAAGAAGCACCCAATAAACGTGGACTTCCTCGGTTTTTACGCCCCCAGTGACAATCAGTATTCCTCAGTGGCCCACGGCCTCATTG GTCAGTTTACTGAGGAACCAGAGGTGAGGGTGTTTGATCTGCATGATGGTGCTGACCCAGAGAAGAAAGAGGCCACCATGGAGGTGAAGGGACAAAAGCTGGCTGTCACCAG gggcTGGCAGAAAGACTACAGGCGAGATAAGAAGAGGGGATCCTCTGTTTACTGCTGGTTTGTCCACAACAGTGGGAAGGGCTTCATTGAGGGCCATTATACCGATTACATTGTGCCTCGGCTGGACAGCTTCCTGACGATGGCCTGA